Within Populus trichocarpa isolate Nisqually-1 chromosome 6, P.trichocarpa_v4.1, whole genome shotgun sequence, the genomic segment ATCCTAAGCAAAGCTGAACACAAGGGAGCATTTTATGCATACACAGGATAGCGCAGGACAGGACAAGACATCACATGAAATTGTCCTAGGCCAGCAGAAGATCCACTACATTGTGCTTGGACTTCAATGACACAACAGCCTTAGTAATTTGCACCAATAACACTATTTGAGGAGTACGGACTGCTTGATCTTCCGAGTAAACACGTGAGGATACTAGAAGACACATTAATATCTTGCGTTGAGTGATTCACTTCCTTTCTTATATACCAGTTGTAGCACCATTAGTTGGGTCATTGCTTCCATTCTGTCGAATTCACAGAACCTCCTGCCTTTTCCTGAATCACCTTACATATTGATGAACACTGTGGAGGAATTAAATCAATCTTGGGTTGAACTACTAAGTTTTCCAGGTCCCATCAAGCCCTTGAAGAAACTAGACTGAAAATGAACCATATATGTACATACATCACAAGATACTGTCAAAGTATTTTTGCATCCACAAATTACTTATTCTACAAAGGTTGAACAGGCTACTTATTTTACAAAAACTGAGGTTCATTTGGCTCTCCAAGTGGTGACAGACAAGGGAAGTTTGCAATTTTCTTCTTCAGCATCAGGAAATAAAAGGAAGGTATACTCTTCATGAAAGGATTGCCACTTGACGTCATTTGGGAAATCCAAGTCAGGCTTCATTCTATGGAAATTTCTCCACTTGAAGATTTCATTCTCCACTCAAAACCTCATCTTCCAAGTTCTACTGCACAACTAGGTGGAGTCTTTTCTTGCTTATTGATACCAACTGAAACTGAAAATGGCCAAAGATCCACCACAAGTCTTAAAAGCTCAAAAGtgcaaaaaggaaaagggaaaatcATTGGACAGTTATCAACTCGATGACTTTAAAGTAAACGCACCTTTCTCAGTGCTCTTCAGTACGCGCAGTCTCTTCGCTGTAGATACAAACATACTGCAGGAAACATACAAGTTCCTTAAAATCAGAAATagcagaagaaagaaaaggagtaacCATCATACTTCAATGATCGTTGAAATCTCCAAGCACAGCCATGGACAATTTTTGACCAGCCCTACAGGTTATTAAAGAATTGAAAGCTACTGACAAGAGAGGTACAATGAAACTTACTGCCAAGGAACATCTCCAACAAGAATCCTGTCACCTTCATTGTCCTCATAAACGAGAGTATATTCCCTGCTACCAGAAACTGAACAATTTTCCTTTGCTTCATCCATCTTGTTTTCACCCATAGGATCACAAGTTTCCCTTTGAGCTAAAACAAGAAACTAACAAGTAAATAACCTGATAGTTACAGCATAAACACAATGCACTTAGATATGATGGAGTTTCTATCTAACCTGCAAGAAAACCTCTGAAGAGCTCATCTATGGCAACAGAGAGTTTCTCATAACTGTCATAGGCATTGaggtttatttttcttccaatagGGACTCCTTCCATATTGATCTTTACAAACAAATCATTCCTGAAACTGTCAGGCTTTAAGCTGCTCCCTTCTTCTGAAGTTTTATTTGGTAACTCAGATACCATCTTTGAAGTACTGCTACTTGCAATATTTTTCCTGAATGACCGGATTGGAGGCCACCCAACTACTGTTGCAAGTGCACATCTGATTGTTTAAACCAACAAAATCAGAGCAGAAAAGAAACATCAATCAAACATCAAATTATAGCCAACAAGGTAATTCAACTCAGCATGCCTTTCTATTCATACAACTTTTTGGTTCcacatttcaatttaattatcagCATAAGATTCTGTTCACTACAAGAGACATGACAGTATGACTAGATAATCTCATGATAAATTTGGGGTGTGCGATGAAATCCACTTaggtacaaaaatttaaaattccatttgacataaatattgattttgaatcatacctcaaaagttatttttataaataacttataataaaaataagttagaatAAATTTAACTTAGAAAGatgtttggtaaaaatgacTCGTATCAACTTTTTCAAAGAAGAAATATGGTTCAAGTCATAATTCacaagttaaaaattttaacttctgattaaatcaaaattttgactcgattttatattaaactattgatttaaatcaaaagttttttttctaaccaGACAtacttataatttaaaagttaaagatTGTACATAGCTGCTTTGTAAGTTGTAACCACCATTcattaccaaaaagaaaaactgttAAGCTATGAGTTCTGCTGATATGACATGAAACACAAATGGCTTCATTAAATGGTTGACTTGTCAATGCATGATTGTTAAGAGACAACCTGCAGATCAGATGCTAACCAGAAACGGATAATATGTACATGGTAAAGATCTTTAATTTCAGATGTGGTCAAAACCTTGTTAGAATGTCAGGATACCATGAACTAGATCATTTTGAGCTACCCTATCTGCATCCTACTTGTACCATTCTTCTGTACTTGGGTCACAGTTATCAACTTATCATGGTATGGACAAATCATTTCATCTATAACAGTTACTTGAGTAACTTTGTTTTGATCAAACAGAATCATATGCATGTACTGTGTGCTGCCTTTTTGTTTCATAATTAATCCTCTAGATTTGGTTTATGAGAATCAATCAGCAAGTAACAGTACTGGAACGGAATGATTATGATCAATTCACATCAACAGgaagaaaaagttaaaaaaagtaACCTTTTATGACAGCTGTTGGCCCCATCTGTGGTGACAGAAAATGAAGCACTAGCAGGGGTAGAACATGCCATCTTATCTGGGTACTGTAACTCTTCAACTTTAGAGCACTGGAGAAATGATGGCTTGGGCTTCTGTAACTCCTTCTTGGCCTCCCTGTGAAACGATGAAGAATGTAAAGAGCTACTTAACCATGGGGAAGAGAATACCTTTTCAGCTTCTTCTTGATAACATGAGAACTTCTTGCATTGCTTTACATTAGTATCTGTAAACCAGTTTCCCTCTGATGTTTTTGCTCCAACTGGGTGTTGAAGTACTCTTTTGGCTCCATTAGTGGTCGGATTGGTCTTGTAACCAAGGAATGTTTCTCCTGGAGGACCGAGCCTCAACTCCAGCTTTTTTTCCTCTGATGCCTTTTGGCTTTTATGCTCAGATGTCATATTGAAACACCGAGTATTTTCCTCCATCTTTCttttaccagaaaattgatCTGAGCAGACAAACTTGATAATATTCTGCTTCAATCCTTTCCAGGAATAAAACAGTGATCTAACCTTTAATGAAAGAGGAGAATTGCAAAAGGAAATGAGACGGGAAAGAACTCAACAAGCCTACAGGAGAAAGTGCCCCCGAGTATATTAATGATTTAGGCACGTAGATTATTCCTCTACTCCAACACAGCTagtttttacattaaaaacacTCAACAAAGAAGCAAGAAATCCATTACTCCTAGATTACTTTCTATTGCTAGCctaaaaatcaatctaatttttctcagcaagaagaaaaacaaacagcATATTCAACAACCAGAAGGGCCTACACGACTCAGAGAAGGAAGCACAGTATCATATTTCAAGCTAGCTTGGGGGTTATAAAGCAAGTTGGTATATTGACTCTGTTCAACTAGTCATTATTACAATAAAAGCGAAATGATATGGGAaatcactatttttatttttatttagatatggttttgtattttatttatgattttttttcaaaattattttttttaatttattttttaatattgagatgattgagaatttaattttgtattttttttattttatctttctatgaggttaacGTGATTTGCGGGTTTGTCAAAGTAATCTAAGTTGCCACAGTTTATGGAtgtggtgtgttttttttaattaaacttaatttttttatagtttatttttttctcatgttgttaaaaaaatagtttacgagaaaaatcatgttattaaactttatgaaataaaaaaaattaaaagatatggGGGAAACGATTGTTCACCCAATATCCATTACATTGTGGATTACCATAGTAATCCACGGTgttttgctttccttttctttttctttttcttattttttctttttgaatttttgttatgattttttttcaaatctatttttgttgatttcatcttttaaaattgagattgttgaaaatttagctttataatttgcttccttttattttgcttttatatgATTAACATGGTTTACGGGTTTGCCAAGATAACTCAAGGTGCCCTGGTTTACAAGTTtggtgggttttgtttttttataattgaacttaactttttttatagtctattttttcttatacagttaaaaattagttttagagaaaagtcatgttattaaactttataaagtaacaaaaattaaaaagtgtgAGGAAACTATTATTCACCCACACATATTGCATTGTGAATGATAATAGCAATCCCcaatgttttgctttctttcttttttctttatgtttt encodes:
- the LOC7470733 gene encoding auxin-responsive protein IAA2, coding for MEENTRCFNMTSEHKSQKASEEKKLELRLGPPGETFLGYKTNPTTNGAKRVLQHPVGAKTSEGNWFTDTNVKQCKKFSCYQEEAEKVFSSPWLSSSLHSSSFHREAKKELQKPKPSFLQCSKVEELQYPDKMACSTPASASFSVTTDGANSCHKRCALATVVGWPPIRSFRKNIASSSTSKMVSELPNKTSEEGSSLKPDSFRNDLFVKINMEGVPIGRKINLNAYDSYEKLSVAIDELFRGFLAAQRETCDPMGENKMDEAKENCSVSGSREYTLVYEDNEGDRILVGDVPWHMFVSTAKRLRVLKSTEKVSVGINKQEKTPPSCAVELGR